A genome region from Schlesneria paludicola DSM 18645 includes the following:
- a CDS encoding rhodanese-like domain-containing protein, whose translation MTSKMSKSHHQQRSLRGVLQHSFGSSARPAVAYRQRRRQDENPSHFSAPEVWHEPQARSETEYIVQPAGKGFIHPVTVEEIRERLAQLPGDLARGVEVVQLSSMTRKRRLFPLYGMQWGPNVYLYPIEASLTETYVRPPKPEQLIEARMFGGVWSQQGSEWKLTWSPDTIRDFYLNNVLIHEVGHVNDTRNTNTLKREQYAIWFATEYGYRASRGRARFGKAK comes from the coding sequence ATGACCTCCAAGATGTCGAAGTCGCATCATCAGCAACGGTCCTTGCGTGGTGTGCTTCAGCATTCCTTTGGAAGTTCGGCGCGACCGGCTGTCGCCTACCGCCAGCGGCGGCGACAAGACGAAAATCCGTCGCACTTCAGCGCGCCCGAGGTCTGGCATGAACCACAAGCACGATCCGAGACCGAATACATCGTACAGCCAGCCGGCAAGGGATTCATCCACCCGGTGACGGTGGAAGAAATCCGTGAACGGTTGGCGCAACTTCCGGGTGATTTGGCCCGCGGCGTCGAAGTCGTGCAACTCAGTTCGATGACTCGCAAGCGACGTCTGTTCCCGCTGTACGGCATGCAATGGGGCCCTAACGTCTATTTGTATCCCATCGAAGCCAGCTTGACCGAAACCTATGTCCGCCCTCCCAAGCCGGAACAATTGATCGAAGCCCGCATGTTCGGCGGCGTCTGGTCACAACAGGGATCGGAATGGAAGTTGACCTGGTCGCCGGACACGATTCGAGACTTCTATCTCAACAACGTCCTGATTCACGAAGTCGGGCATGTCAACGACACACGCAACACGAACACATTGAAACGCGAGCAATACGCGATCTGGTTTGCGACGGAATATGGCTACCGCGCCTCACGCGGCAGGGCTCGCTTTGGCAAAGCCAAGTAG
- a CDS encoding serine/threonine protein kinase: protein MSDSSNGRASGNDSSSRDKTFTPERTESLQATTAASRAAKEPLDATFVPTATAAGPSEPRGSSTKSADTTSTGSPPKKTTTLGKYKLLKELGQGGMGKVFLGEDTKLGRKAAIKILSSALAGQDDFVTRFYKEARAMARVHHECTVSVYDVDQDPDRGIHYVAMEFVDGKSMQKWMDALKKLSVGDALHVTLRCAEALQFAHGQNLIHRDIKPDNIMLTSSGKVKVADFGLAKATDEDLSMTASGTGLGTPYYMAPEQARNAKHVDGRADIYALGVMLYYFVTGKLPFSGNSAVEVITAKEAGRYESARKLNPQVPDKLDLMIAKMIEKDADRRFKDCQEVIQMLAGLGLENPSLSFIEGSVRVNPSSGAPAPSRLAATTAMPARPAAAAVPRTSNEDAARQAATAPGAPQWIVQYKTPQGKETLGRFTTPQVIAAMKAGVIDNKAKLKKNAADAFMPLAFYPEFEKAVEGRLVREKAEQKSAGLKSEFAKIGRQYDRRGWVRWIKGFLSNAAGLVSLAIWLIVVFGGLGALIFFREPIWNAFANFMNSFQKS from the coding sequence ATGTCCGACAGCAGCAATGGACGGGCGAGCGGCAACGATTCGTCGTCGCGCGACAAGACCTTTACTCCGGAGCGAACGGAATCACTTCAGGCAACGACTGCGGCATCCAGAGCGGCAAAAGAACCGTTGGATGCGACGTTTGTGCCGACCGCGACGGCCGCCGGGCCGTCCGAGCCTCGTGGCAGTTCAACGAAATCCGCCGACACGACAAGTACTGGGTCGCCCCCCAAGAAAACGACAACACTGGGCAAGTACAAGTTGTTGAAAGAGCTTGGCCAGGGAGGGATGGGCAAAGTCTTTCTCGGTGAAGATACGAAGCTGGGCCGGAAGGCAGCAATTAAGATTCTGTCTTCGGCGTTGGCCGGACAAGACGATTTCGTGACGCGGTTCTACAAAGAAGCGCGTGCGATGGCGCGTGTTCATCATGAATGCACGGTGAGCGTTTATGACGTTGACCAGGACCCGGATCGAGGCATCCACTATGTCGCGATGGAGTTCGTTGACGGCAAGAGCATGCAGAAGTGGATGGATGCGCTTAAAAAGCTCTCCGTGGGCGATGCCCTGCACGTGACGCTGCGTTGTGCAGAGGCGTTGCAATTCGCGCATGGCCAGAATCTGATTCATCGTGATATCAAGCCCGACAACATCATGCTGACGAGCAGCGGCAAGGTCAAAGTCGCCGATTTCGGCCTCGCCAAAGCGACTGACGAAGATCTCTCCATGACCGCGAGCGGGACTGGTCTTGGGACGCCCTATTACATGGCTCCCGAACAGGCACGAAATGCCAAGCATGTCGACGGTCGCGCCGACATCTATGCGCTGGGAGTCATGCTGTACTATTTCGTCACCGGCAAGCTGCCGTTTAGTGGCAATTCCGCCGTTGAAGTGATCACCGCGAAAGAAGCCGGTCGGTATGAATCGGCACGAAAACTGAATCCTCAGGTTCCCGATAAGCTCGATCTGATGATCGCCAAGATGATCGAAAAGGATGCCGATCGCCGCTTCAAGGATTGCCAAGAAGTGATTCAGATGCTGGCCGGACTGGGTTTGGAAAATCCTTCATTGAGCTTCATCGAAGGCAGCGTCCGTGTGAATCCCTCGTCAGGGGCTCCCGCCCCGTCACGTCTGGCTGCAACGACCGCCATGCCGGCGCGTCCGGCAGCCGCCGCAGTACCAAGAACCTCAAACGAGGATGCGGCCCGACAAGCGGCAACGGCCCCTGGGGCTCCGCAGTGGATCGTGCAGTACAAGACCCCCCAGGGTAAAGAGACCCTCGGCCGATTCACAACGCCTCAAGTGATCGCTGCGATGAAGGCCGGGGTGATCGACAACAAGGCGAAGCTGAAGAAAAACGCCGCCGATGCGTTCATGCCGCTGGCGTTCTATCCTGAATTCGAAAAAGCGGTCGAAGGTCGTCTCGTTCGTGAAAAAGCCGAACAAAAGTCTGCCGGATTGAAGTCCGAATTCGCGAAAATTGGCCGTCAATACGACCGCCGCGGTTGGGTCCGTTGGATCAAAGGATTCCTGTCCAACGCCGCAGGCCTAGTCTCGCTTGCGATTTGGTTGATTGTTGTTTTCGGCGGCCTTGGTGCCCTGATCTTCTTCCGCGAACCCATCTGGAACGCCTTCGCCAACTTCATGAACTCGTTCCAGAAGAGCTGA
- a CDS encoding sulfatase-like hydrolase/transferase gives MLRLFAIAFLGLLTAGVSPATAEESRPNVIVIVVDNLGWADLGCYGSKFHKTPNIDRLAQRGIRFTQAYAAAPIGQPTRAAILTGRYPQRMNLTASVAADPHDSKRRLTPPDVAKALPLEEVTIAEALKAAGYATGCIGKWHLGGEGFGPKEQGFDVSVAAAATGAIYSDFAPYVDVDGKPIPGLEQAPAGEYLTDRLALEAAKFVKSHQAKPFFLYLPHFAVHLPAAVKPEIQARYGEMPNSPNGKQINPLYAALLESLDQAVGHLERTLDELDLSRKTLIILTSDNGGACNHRGQIVPATSNAPLRDGMGHLHEGGIRVPLIIKGPGLAKTGDANTTVVSCLDLFPTILEACLVPQSPAVSSSKIDGQSLLPLLRGSGPLTRDAIYWHYPHYNVNDGAKPGGAVRQGDWKLIEFFETGRRELFNVAAEPGESANLIEKHADVADRLSASLKRWRESVGARLPAPNPNYQPNLQLDDGTVTLHSSTADVEGVMLRYEPLPNKDTLGYWVRQEDWARFEFTLKRPGRFHVVANVGCGTAGGSLVDFVVGEHSLSLKVPATGHFQNFLPQDLGLVTFEKAGRFTLDVKPRVKDGVAVMDLRQIELRPVSVAEMLPDLHLLHPFWKSSVVYRESAICVNDGVNQPATAKLLFPATRIIAVQAANGLRAFQSGTDFQVAENRQQLVRAETSPIPVLKSTDLFMPKGARPVWTGGPDSAVPCALPHKVGDPETHILFDNGHWFHDQQIEVTYERAGEAWPTVVPKFDPEHLPKTIARLKAKQPLKIAVSGDSISFGLNASGLVGAPPFMPMYPDLVAAQLRASYGGDITLVNRAIGGWGVPNGIADLDALLAVQPDLVIIAYGMNDVGRRNPDGYQAGIRDMLTRIKAARPDAEVILVATMVGNDQWVHTPREMFPEYRDRLIQLTGEGIALADLTSIWTEMLRRKRDCDLTGNGVNHPSDFGHRVYASAILSLLVE, from the coding sequence TATGCCGCCGCCCCGATTGGTCAGCCGACTCGCGCCGCGATCCTGACCGGTCGCTACCCCCAACGCATGAACCTGACGGCCTCGGTCGCGGCCGATCCGCACGATTCGAAACGACGACTCACGCCTCCCGATGTCGCAAAAGCGCTGCCGCTGGAGGAGGTCACGATTGCCGAAGCGTTGAAGGCTGCCGGATATGCAACCGGCTGTATCGGAAAATGGCATTTGGGCGGCGAAGGATTCGGACCGAAGGAACAGGGCTTTGATGTCAGCGTGGCCGCAGCGGCAACGGGGGCCATCTACAGCGACTTCGCTCCCTATGTGGACGTTGATGGCAAACCGATCCCCGGTCTTGAACAGGCCCCTGCAGGGGAATACCTGACGGACCGCTTGGCTCTGGAAGCCGCCAAGTTCGTCAAGTCGCATCAAGCCAAGCCGTTTTTTCTGTACCTGCCTCACTTTGCGGTCCACTTGCCTGCCGCGGTCAAGCCCGAGATCCAGGCTCGATATGGCGAGATGCCCAATTCGCCCAATGGAAAGCAGATCAATCCTCTTTACGCCGCGCTTCTCGAAAGTCTCGATCAGGCGGTCGGACACCTCGAGCGGACGCTCGACGAGCTGGATCTTAGCCGCAAAACGCTGATCATCCTGACCTCCGACAACGGCGGTGCTTGCAATCATCGCGGTCAGATCGTTCCCGCGACTTCGAATGCACCACTACGTGATGGCATGGGGCACCTGCATGAAGGTGGAATTCGTGTACCCTTGATCATCAAGGGCCCGGGACTCGCCAAGACTGGCGATGCCAACACGACCGTCGTGTCCTGTCTGGATCTCTTTCCCACGATTCTTGAAGCCTGTCTGGTTCCTCAATCACCGGCCGTTTCGAGTTCCAAAATCGACGGACAGAGTTTACTGCCTCTGCTCCGCGGAAGCGGCCCACTGACGCGAGACGCGATTTACTGGCACTACCCCCATTACAACGTCAATGATGGTGCCAAGCCCGGCGGTGCAGTTCGTCAGGGGGATTGGAAACTCATCGAGTTCTTCGAAACTGGCCGGCGCGAGCTGTTCAACGTCGCGGCGGAACCGGGCGAATCGGCGAACCTGATCGAGAAGCATGCAGACGTTGCCGATCGGTTATCCGCATCGCTGAAACGCTGGCGGGAGTCTGTCGGGGCACGACTTCCTGCGCCGAATCCCAACTATCAGCCAAACCTGCAACTGGACGATGGCACGGTCACACTACATTCGAGTACCGCGGATGTCGAAGGGGTGATGCTGCGGTACGAGCCGCTTCCGAACAAAGACACACTGGGATATTGGGTTCGACAAGAAGACTGGGCACGGTTCGAGTTCACGCTGAAGCGGCCTGGTCGCTTTCATGTGGTGGCGAATGTTGGTTGCGGTACCGCGGGCGGAAGTCTGGTCGACTTTGTCGTCGGCGAACATTCCCTGTCGTTGAAAGTTCCCGCAACGGGGCATTTCCAGAACTTCCTGCCACAGGATTTAGGGCTCGTCACGTTCGAGAAGGCCGGCCGCTTTACTCTTGACGTCAAGCCTCGCGTCAAAGACGGGGTTGCGGTCATGGATCTCCGGCAGATCGAATTGAGGCCCGTTTCAGTGGCCGAGATGCTACCCGATCTGCATCTGCTGCATCCGTTCTGGAAATCGTCCGTCGTCTATCGTGAGAGCGCCATTTGTGTTAACGACGGCGTGAATCAGCCGGCCACCGCGAAATTGCTTTTTCCCGCGACCAGGATTATCGCCGTGCAAGCGGCAAACGGATTGCGAGCCTTTCAGTCGGGAACTGACTTTCAGGTGGCCGAGAACAGACAGCAATTGGTGCGCGCCGAGACGTCGCCCATTCCCGTGTTGAAATCGACGGATCTTTTCATGCCCAAGGGCGCTCGTCCGGTTTGGACGGGGGGCCCAGATTCCGCTGTGCCGTGTGCGTTGCCGCATAAGGTCGGAGATCCGGAAACACATATCCTGTTCGACAATGGTCACTGGTTCCATGACCAGCAGATTGAAGTCACTTACGAGCGAGCGGGCGAAGCATGGCCCACAGTCGTTCCCAAGTTTGATCCAGAGCATTTGCCAAAGACCATCGCGCGACTGAAGGCAAAGCAGCCACTGAAAATTGCCGTCAGTGGCGACAGCATTTCGTTCGGATTGAATGCTTCGGGACTTGTCGGGGCTCCGCCGTTCATGCCGATGTATCCCGATCTTGTCGCCGCGCAGCTCCGCGCCAGTTACGGGGGCGACATCACTCTCGTGAATCGCGCGATCGGGGGCTGGGGCGTTCCCAACGGTATCGCTGACCTGGATGCGTTACTCGCCGTACAGCCGGATCTGGTGATCATCGCGTACGGCATGAACGATGTCGGACGACGAAATCCGGACGGATATCAGGCGGGCATCCGCGACATGCTGACCCGCATCAAGGCCGCCCGGCCCGATGCGGAAGTGATTTTGGTCGCGACAATGGTGGGCAACGATCAGTGGGTACACACCCCGCGTGAGATGTTTCCCGAATATCGCGATCGCTTGATACAACTTACGGGCGAGGGCATTGCGCTGGCGGATCTGACATCGATTTGGACCGAAATGCTGCGACGAAAACGCGACTGTGACCTGACCGGAAATGGCGTCAATCACCCCAGCGATTTCGGCCATCGCGTCTACGCTTCGGCAATTCTGTCGCTGCTCGTGGAATAG
- a CDS encoding serine/threonine-protein kinase: protein MPTKLNVESFVSIVKKSGLVASERLEQIVNEFSGTADDDPSPLAALLVSRGFLTKWQAEKLLQGKHRGFFLGKYKLLSLLGKGGMSSVYLAEHLTMRRRCALKVLPAKRVADSSYLERFHREAQAIALLDHPNIVRAYDMDHQADGNQQIHFLVMELVEGRSILELVGETGMESFLDAAEYVRQAAAGLQHAHEQGMVHRDIKPGNLLVDHSGLVKILDLGLARFFTADEGKDALTLRHDERVLGTADYLSPEQAIDSHTVDARADIYSLGCTFYFMLTGQPPFPDGTLAQRLLAHQIKTPPPVESIRRDVPPLLAAAVRRMMEKRPENRFPTAASVESALFHWIDQTADSNWRRVHSRVYEPRKNDSGSVKIALPISQLGQQHERERPADSWSDHPSSSVLNPSESASEHAIDSQETAIHPVPLTPTKSEIEQIRERPSAVPVSIPVRERTKPDSAKRYDASFPAGSPESSLSFLVFETEDAPKSVAASIRTARPSPILRNLSRSANWLRINRKSPAVVGAMAILFIAIVAGLYLASSSGRLPWRDASAHPFLNGKQEVTVGPKHCDFTRIRDALIAVRERYEPRAGNRDQFIIHVQPGTYRERIRIDGRGKPWPEGIVIRGEPGAIIEAIDTQPVIRIANVSRFCVESMQIEARQNPTAVELADELHESSLRQVTVQGFTDVGIDCQGAQGLSFGNNQLVLEQIEFEPAGSNAVGIRLADGTSNDISNVTIRRCRFLKPLQAGIVVDGKSLHGVEISLSLFDSVTDGIRVEHQAMMKSLIVLNNTFHDVSCGIRFAVFPNELSSDLVIRRNLFSNVHQAESLVPEPLDANLFRQMLAQTPVGIEHNWSDRVETPPVAGENLVLFENGGRRGVTGLAFASTDPKDPEFLAPTAKSPQRETSGSHPNDRQWVGAIGPR, encoded by the coding sequence ATGCCCACGAAGCTCAACGTCGAATCGTTTGTCTCGATTGTCAAAAAGAGCGGCCTTGTCGCTTCAGAGCGGCTTGAGCAGATCGTCAACGAGTTTTCAGGTACGGCCGACGACGATCCAAGCCCTTTGGCAGCGCTACTGGTTTCCCGCGGCTTTCTCACCAAATGGCAAGCGGAAAAACTGCTGCAAGGGAAACATCGCGGCTTCTTTCTCGGTAAGTACAAACTGCTGTCATTGCTCGGTAAAGGCGGTATGAGTTCCGTCTATCTGGCGGAACATCTGACGATGCGTCGCCGATGTGCTCTGAAAGTCCTGCCGGCGAAGCGTGTGGCAGACTCATCGTATCTTGAACGGTTCCACCGCGAAGCGCAAGCAATCGCGCTGCTCGATCATCCCAATATTGTTCGCGCTTACGATATGGATCATCAGGCGGATGGAAACCAGCAGATCCACTTTCTGGTGATGGAACTTGTCGAAGGCCGCTCAATCCTCGAGCTGGTTGGCGAAACCGGAATGGAGTCCTTTCTGGACGCCGCCGAGTACGTCCGCCAAGCCGCAGCGGGATTGCAACATGCGCACGAGCAAGGGATGGTGCACCGCGACATTAAACCGGGCAATCTGCTGGTCGACCACAGTGGCCTTGTCAAAATCCTTGACTTGGGTCTGGCACGGTTCTTCACCGCCGACGAGGGAAAAGATGCGTTAACACTTCGCCACGACGAACGCGTACTCGGCACTGCGGACTACCTTTCTCCAGAACAGGCCATCGACAGTCATACTGTCGATGCGCGTGCCGACATCTACAGCTTGGGGTGTACGTTCTACTTTATGCTGACCGGACAGCCGCCGTTCCCCGATGGAACCTTGGCGCAGCGTCTGCTGGCACATCAAATCAAGACGCCGCCCCCGGTCGAGTCGATCCGAAGGGATGTTCCCCCGCTGCTGGCCGCCGCAGTCCGCAGAATGATGGAAAAACGTCCCGAGAATCGCTTTCCGACGGCCGCAAGCGTCGAATCGGCTCTGTTCCACTGGATCGATCAGACGGCGGACTCGAACTGGCGCCGAGTCCACTCGCGCGTTTACGAACCCCGCAAGAATGATTCCGGATCCGTCAAAATTGCGCTGCCGATTTCACAATTGGGGCAACAGCACGAACGAGAGAGACCGGCGGATTCCTGGAGCGACCATCCGTCATCCTCGGTCCTCAATCCTTCAGAAAGTGCCTCGGAACATGCGATCGACTCGCAGGAAACCGCAATTCATCCGGTTCCTTTGACACCGACAAAATCGGAAATCGAACAAATCCGCGAGCGTCCGTCTGCCGTCCCTGTGTCCATCCCGGTACGCGAACGGACCAAACCCGATTCGGCAAAACGGTACGACGCCTCTTTTCCCGCTGGATCACCTGAATCGTCACTTAGCTTCCTGGTGTTCGAAACCGAGGACGCACCGAAGTCAGTCGCTGCGTCGATTAGAACCGCGCGTCCTTCGCCAATCCTGCGGAATTTATCCCGGTCAGCCAACTGGTTGAGAATCAACCGGAAATCACCAGCCGTAGTCGGTGCAATGGCGATTCTATTCATCGCGATTGTCGCGGGGCTCTATCTTGCAAGTTCCTCGGGCAGACTTCCCTGGCGAGACGCGTCTGCACACCCATTCCTGAATGGCAAGCAGGAAGTCACCGTTGGACCGAAACATTGCGACTTCACCCGGATTCGCGACGCGCTGATCGCCGTTCGCGAACGGTACGAACCACGCGCTGGCAATCGCGACCAATTCATCATTCACGTTCAGCCGGGTACGTACCGCGAACGAATTCGAATTGATGGCCGCGGAAAGCCGTGGCCCGAAGGAATTGTAATCCGCGGCGAACCCGGGGCCATCATCGAAGCAATCGACACCCAACCTGTCATCCGAATTGCCAATGTTTCGCGATTCTGTGTGGAATCCATGCAGATTGAGGCCAGGCAAAATCCCACCGCCGTTGAACTGGCGGATGAACTTCACGAATCGAGCTTGCGGCAAGTGACGGTCCAAGGATTTACCGATGTCGGCATCGATTGCCAGGGAGCACAGGGGTTGTCGTTCGGCAACAACCAATTGGTGCTCGAACAAATCGAGTTCGAGCCTGCAGGAAGCAACGCGGTGGGAATCCGACTAGCAGATGGAACGAGTAACGACATTTCGAATGTCACGATTCGCCGATGCCGGTTCCTGAAACCATTGCAAGCGGGAATCGTTGTTGATGGCAAGTCGCTGCATGGCGTCGAGATCAGCCTGTCCCTGTTCGATAGTGTCACGGATGGCATTCGCGTCGAGCACCAGGCGATGATGAAATCTCTGATCGTGCTGAACAACACGTTTCATGATGTTTCGTGCGGCATTCGTTTCGCCGTATTCCCAAACGAATTGTCATCCGACCTGGTGATTCGAAGAAACCTGTTCTCCAACGTGCATCAGGCCGAATCCCTGGTCCCCGAACCGCTTGATGCCAATCTTTTTCGCCAAATGCTGGCGCAAACCCCCGTCGGAATCGAGCACAACTGGTCTGACCGAGTCGAGACCCCTCCGGTCGCAGGTGAAAATCTCGTACTTTTCGAAAACGGAGGGCGCCGCGGAGTAACGGGATTGGCTTTCGCCTCGACCGATCCGAAAGATCCGGAATTCCTTGCGCCGACTGCAAAGAGCCCGCAACGAGAGACATCCGGTTCACATCCCAATGACAGGCAATGGGTTGGAGCAATTGGACCGCGATAA
- a CDS encoding DUF1571 domain-containing protein: MKRIIRRICCLNGQQTANGMSVFIAAFAVLFLHLESAPTPAGADVARRPSNKYALVIASAPEKPQQAQTSDAGATDLTPEQRTEKELTAKIQLLEKGVEFLTSTPDYTALFVKQELVNGDLLDEQEMEMKVRHAPFSIYLKWTTGEVGREVLYVDGANNGKLTAHAGGWKARLPAVALEPTCSLAMAESRYPVNKAGLFELAKMMLQIHKDDLSQKRIGRCEKLADQIFDGRPCHAYLIEYKDRQVSEQYRKSISLIDKEWSIPVYTRNFGWLNGEIPATTEEFDTASLLEFYSYSSIKFRPNLVALDFDHTNEDYRFKRQ; this comes from the coding sequence ATGAAGCGAATTATTCGCCGGATCTGTTGTCTCAACGGCCAGCAAACCGCCAATGGAATGTCCGTCTTCATCGCGGCATTCGCCGTTCTCTTCCTTCATCTCGAAAGTGCCCCGACTCCCGCAGGAGCCGATGTGGCACGACGCCCCTCGAATAAATATGCCCTGGTGATCGCCTCGGCTCCAGAAAAGCCGCAACAAGCGCAGACCAGTGACGCAGGTGCAACGGACCTCACCCCCGAACAACGCACCGAAAAAGAACTCACCGCCAAGATTCAATTGCTGGAGAAGGGCGTCGAGTTCCTCACGAGCACTCCCGACTACACCGCGTTGTTCGTCAAGCAGGAACTTGTGAACGGCGACTTGCTTGACGAGCAAGAAATGGAAATGAAGGTTCGGCACGCCCCATTCAGTATCTATCTGAAATGGACAACGGGCGAAGTGGGACGGGAAGTTCTGTATGTCGACGGTGCCAACAATGGGAAATTGACCGCGCATGCAGGCGGTTGGAAGGCACGCCTCCCCGCCGTGGCGCTGGAACCCACCTGCAGTCTGGCAATGGCGGAATCACGGTATCCGGTCAATAAGGCAGGACTGTTCGAATTGGCCAAGATGATGCTGCAGATCCATAAGGACGACCTCAGCCAGAAACGGATCGGCCGCTGCGAGAAGCTGGCAGACCAGATCTTCGACGGGCGTCCCTGCCATGCCTACCTGATCGAATACAAGGATCGCCAAGTTTCTGAACAGTATCGCAAGTCGATTTCGCTGATCGACAAAGAGTGGTCGATCCCGGTGTACACCCGAAACTTCGGCTGGCTGAATGGAGAGATTCCTGCGACGACCGAAGAATTCGACACCGCCTCGTTGCTGGAATTCTACAGTTACTCCAGCATCAAGTTCCGTCCAAACCTGGTCGCCCTCGATTTCGACCACACGAACGAAGACTATCGCTTCAAACGCCAGTAA